The bacterium (Candidatus Blackallbacteria) CG13_big_fil_rev_8_21_14_2_50_49_14 genome window below encodes:
- a CDS encoding aldehyde dehydrogenase family protein, protein MQNIQELLTSLGIEKLSSPCSTGLNWFGNTESQIESVSPVDAKVIGNIGKASPSDYETLIQTAEKAKGPWASMPAPKRGEIVRQIGNALREAKEDLGMLVSYEMGKSYQEGLGEVQEMIDICDFAVGLSRQLYGLTMHSERPNHRMYEQWHPLGVVGIISAFNFPVAVWAWNSMIAAVCGDVSIWKPSEKTPLTAVACFHIMAKVLKDNHVPEGVMNLIVGDVHPIGETLIADPRVALISATGSTRMGKRVGEVVGGRLGKAILELGGNNAIILTPDADLKMALPAIVFGAVGTCGQRCTSTRRLIIHDSIYAKVKEIILNAYQGLKIGNPLDQDNHVGPLIDQDAVEIMQKALQAVKAQGGEVVYGGQRLEGPGFESGCYVMPAVAEVKPEMEIVQNETFAPILYLTRYSGDVTEAIAIQNQVKQGLSSAIFTTNMRESERFLSCMGSDCGIANVNIGTSGAEIGGAFGGEKETGGGRESGSDAWKAYMRRQTNTINYGSDLPLAQGIKFDI, encoded by the coding sequence ATGCAAAATATTCAAGAATTATTGACCTCTCTTGGAATCGAAAAATTATCTTCCCCCTGTTCGACAGGTTTGAACTGGTTTGGCAATACTGAGTCTCAGATTGAATCGGTTTCTCCAGTCGATGCCAAGGTGATTGGCAATATTGGCAAGGCCAGCCCATCAGATTATGAAACCCTGATCCAAACCGCAGAAAAAGCCAAGGGGCCTTGGGCCAGTATGCCTGCCCCCAAGCGGGGCGAAATCGTACGCCAGATTGGCAATGCTCTGCGTGAAGCCAAAGAAGACCTGGGCATGTTGGTTTCCTATGAAATGGGAAAATCCTACCAAGAGGGCCTGGGCGAAGTTCAGGAAATGATTGATATCTGCGATTTTGCAGTCGGTCTTTCACGTCAGCTCTATGGTTTGACCATGCATTCTGAGCGCCCCAATCACCGCATGTATGAACAATGGCATCCGCTGGGGGTGGTGGGCATCATTTCAGCCTTTAATTTTCCTGTCGCTGTTTGGGCCTGGAATTCAATGATCGCAGCTGTCTGTGGCGATGTTAGTATTTGGAAACCCTCTGAAAAAACCCCCTTAACGGCAGTCGCTTGCTTTCATATTATGGCCAAAGTCTTAAAAGACAATCATGTGCCTGAAGGTGTCATGAATCTGATTGTGGGAGATGTTCATCCGATTGGTGAAACCCTGATTGCCGACCCCCGCGTGGCTTTGATTTCGGCAACCGGTTCCACCCGCATGGGCAAACGTGTAGGCGAAGTTGTGGGGGGCCGTTTGGGCAAAGCGATTCTTGAACTGGGCGGCAACAATGCGATTATCCTGACCCCCGACGCGGATTTGAAAATGGCCTTGCCTGCAATTGTCTTTGGTGCAGTGGGCACCTGTGGTCAACGCTGCACCTCGACCCGCCGTCTGATTATTCATGACTCCATTTATGCCAAGGTCAAAGAGATTATTCTCAATGCCTACCAAGGTTTGAAAATTGGCAATCCGCTCGATCAAGACAACCATGTTGGCCCCTTGATCGATCAGGATGCCGTTGAAATCATGCAAAAGGCCCTGCAGGCGGTTAAAGCTCAAGGTGGAGAAGTGGTCTATGGCGGGCAGCGTCTTGAAGGCCCAGGCTTTGAAAGTGGTTGCTATGTCATGCCTGCCGTGGCAGAAGTCAAACCTGAAATGGAGATCGTGCAGAATGAAACCTTTGCCCCGATTCTCTATCTTACCCGCTATTCAGGCGATGTAACCGAAGCAATTGCGATTCAGAATCAGGTCAAACAAGGACTTTCTTCTGCCATATTCACCACCAATATGCGTGAATCTGAGCGCTTCCTGAGCTGTATGGGTTCTGATTGTGGCATTGCCAATGTCAATATTGGAACCTCGGGTGCCGAAATTGGTGGTGCCTTTGGCGGTGAAAAAGAAACGGGCGGAGGCCGTGAATCGGGTTCTGATGCCTGGAAAGCCTATATGCGTCGTCAGACCAATACGATTAACTATGGTTCCGATTTGCCCCTGGCCCAAGGGATCAAATTTGATATCTAA
- the typA gene encoding translational GTPase TypA — MTQPIRNVAVIAHVDHGKTTLVDCLLRQSGTFQPHEKLQERVMDSNDLERERGITILAKNTAIDYYETRINIVDTPGHADFGGEVERVLGMVDGALLIVDSVEGPMPQTRFVLRKALAQNLKVIVVVNKIDRPFARSTEVVDEVLDLFIELGASDEQCDFPLIYASAVQGTATVDLEHPRADMQQLYDVIVEHVPPPVVHPEEPLQLQVANIDYDEYVGHIGIGRLIQGQLRLNDRIGVSTLEDGIRQVNVNKLYRFKGLKRYEITEAIPGDIIAFSGLGELHIGETLVDLNNPMPLPPIKVDEPTLQMTFAVNDSPFAGKEGEFVTSRHLRRRLYREMLSNLSLRVEDGDTTDLFYVSGRGELHLGILIETMRREGFEFQISRPRVIFKEIDGQNCEPFETLVLDTPAEYVGSCIEALGRRKGEMVHMESGEQNRSVLTFSIPARGLIGYASEYMRITKGEGIMSSTFEDYKPFKGEFEQTRNGAIWAMEAGTCSAYALQGLEDRGFFFIGPGTEVYTGMIVGEHNRPQELPVNVTKTKKLTNMRSAGADELIPLKPPRHMSLEEAMSYIKDDELIEITPKHMRFRKKNPKR, encoded by the coding sequence CTGACCCAACCGATTCGAAATGTTGCCGTAATTGCCCACGTGGACCACGGCAAAACCACCCTTGTAGACTGCCTGCTTCGTCAGAGCGGGACTTTTCAACCCCATGAAAAACTGCAGGAACGCGTGATGGACTCCAATGACCTGGAGCGTGAACGCGGGATTACCATTCTTGCCAAAAACACGGCGATTGATTACTACGAAACCCGTATCAATATTGTAGACACCCCGGGTCACGCGGATTTTGGCGGTGAAGTTGAGCGCGTGCTGGGCATGGTCGATGGTGCGCTGCTGATTGTGGATTCTGTTGAAGGCCCCATGCCCCAGACCCGCTTTGTGCTGCGCAAGGCCTTGGCCCAAAACCTGAAGGTGATTGTGGTCGTGAATAAAATTGACCGCCCCTTTGCCCGTTCGACTGAAGTTGTAGATGAAGTGCTTGATCTCTTTATTGAATTGGGTGCCAGTGATGAGCAGTGTGATTTTCCCTTGATTTATGCCTCAGCCGTTCAGGGCACTGCCACCGTTGACCTGGAACACCCCCGTGCAGATATGCAACAGCTCTATGACGTGATTGTAGAGCACGTTCCCCCGCCTGTGGTGCACCCTGAAGAGCCCTTGCAACTGCAGGTTGCCAATATTGATTACGATGAGTACGTGGGCCATATTGGCATTGGCCGTCTGATTCAGGGCCAATTGCGTTTGAATGATCGGATTGGGGTTTCAACCCTTGAAGATGGCATTCGCCAGGTCAATGTCAATAAGCTCTATCGCTTCAAAGGCCTGAAACGCTATGAGATTACAGAGGCCATTCCGGGTGATATTATCGCTTTCAGTGGTTTGGGAGAATTGCATATTGGTGAAACCCTGGTGGATCTCAACAACCCCATGCCCCTGCCGCCGATCAAAGTAGACGAGCCCACCCTGCAAATGACCTTTGCTGTGAACGACAGCCCCTTTGCAGGCAAAGAAGGGGAGTTTGTCACCTCTCGCCACCTGCGTCGCCGCCTCTACCGTGAAATGCTGAGCAACCTCAGTTTGCGGGTCGAAGATGGCGATACCACAGATCTCTTCTATGTTTCTGGCCGGGGTGAGCTGCACCTGGGTATTTTGATTGAAACCATGCGTCGTGAGGGTTTTGAGTTTCAGATCAGCCGTCCCCGCGTTATTTTTAAAGAAATTGATGGTCAGAATTGCGAACCCTTTGAAACCCTGGTTCTCGACACCCCTGCGGAATACGTGGGTTCCTGTATTGAAGCTTTGGGTCGCCGCAAAGGCGAAATGGTGCATATGGAAAGTGGCGAGCAGAACCGTTCGGTTTTGACCTTCTCGATTCCTGCCCGTGGTTTGATTGGCTATGCTTCTGAATATATGCGCATTACCAAAGGTGAAGGTATTATGAGCAGTACCTTTGAGGATTATAAACCCTTCAAAGGGGAGTTTGAGCAAACCCGCAATGGCGCGATTTGGGCCATGGAAGCCGGCACCTGTTCAGCCTATGCCCTGCAAGGTTTGGAAGACCGTGGCTTTTTCTTTATCGGCCCAGGTACCGAAGTCTATACAGGCATGATTGTGGGGGAACACAACCGTCCCCAGGAATTGCCCGTCAATGTCACCAAAACCAAAAAATTAACCAATATGCGTTCTGCGGGTGCCGATGAGCTGATTCCGCTCAAGCCCCCCCGCCATATGAGCTTGGAAGAAGCCATGTCGTATATCAAAGACGACGAGCTGATCGAAATCACGCCCAAGCATATGCGTTTCCGTAAAAAGAACCCCAAGCGCTAA
- a CDS encoding hyaluronidase, whose translation MPSSGSAARLPELGLIEGYYGTPWSWQERHENMSFLAAAGYRFFLYAPKADAGLRREWQRPFSDSHFAALEKFSQACQTQGVRFGMGLSPYEIYLDFNAEAQQALAAKLEAFNRLGVRDLALLFDDMRGDIPQLAQKQIEIVHWAAERSQADRILVCPSYYSDDPVLDKVFGQRDPDYLSRLGQGLDPAIEIFWTGEEVCSRAFSVGHLRRVAQELNRKPFLWDNYPVNDGQRMSQYLYLRGFTGRPAKIADEISAHGINPALQPTLTRIPALSLIESYLQGENYEYRAAGHRAARQVLGPELGDLLHEDLLTLQDIGLDRLAEKAAWLRERYSGQTHPGAREILRWLDGAYRISQEMVQTQ comes from the coding sequence ATGCCAAGCTCAGGGAGTGCCGCCAGATTGCCCGAACTCGGGTTGATTGAAGGCTATTATGGCACGCCCTGGAGCTGGCAGGAACGCCATGAAAATATGTCGTTTCTGGCAGCGGCGGGTTACCGCTTTTTTCTCTATGCCCCCAAGGCCGATGCCGGTTTGCGCCGGGAATGGCAACGTCCTTTTTCAGACTCTCACTTTGCTGCGCTTGAAAAGTTTTCTCAGGCCTGTCAAACCCAGGGGGTGCGTTTTGGCATGGGGCTCAGCCCCTATGAAATCTATTTGGATTTTAATGCCGAGGCCCAGCAGGCGCTGGCAGCCAAACTCGAAGCTTTTAATCGACTGGGCGTGCGCGATTTGGCCTTGCTCTTTGACGATATGCGCGGAGATATTCCCCAACTGGCGCAAAAGCAGATTGAAATCGTTCATTGGGCTGCCGAACGCAGCCAGGCCGATCGGATTTTGGTTTGCCCCAGCTATTATTCCGATGATCCTGTGCTCGACAAGGTCTTTGGCCAACGTGACCCAGACTATCTCAGCCGCTTGGGGCAGGGGCTTGACCCTGCGATTGAAATTTTCTGGACGGGTGAAGAGGTCTGTTCACGGGCTTTTTCAGTGGGGCATTTGCGCCGTGTGGCCCAGGAGCTGAACCGCAAACCCTTTCTCTGGGACAATTATCCTGTCAATGATGGCCAGCGCATGTCGCAATATCTCTATCTGCGCGGCTTTACAGGTCGCCCCGCTAAAATAGCCGATGAGATTTCTGCCCACGGGATCAACCCCGCCTTGCAGCCGACACTTACCCGGATTCCCGCCTTGAGCCTGATAGAAAGTTATTTGCAGGGCGAAAATTATGAATACCGGGCTGCAGGTCATCGCGCTGCCCGGCAGGTTTTAGGCCCAGAATTGGGAGACCTGCTGCATGAGGATTTACTCACTCTCCAGGATATTGGCCTGGATCGGCTGGCTGAAAAGGCCGCTTGGCTGCGTGAAAGGTATTCTGGTCAAACTCACCCAGGGGCCCGCGAGATTCTGCGTTGGCTGGATGGAGCGTACCGCATCAGCCAGGAAATGGTTCAAACCCAGTAA